A single Xiphias gladius isolate SHS-SW01 ecotype Sanya breed wild chromosome 18, ASM1685928v1, whole genome shotgun sequence DNA region contains:
- the rad51c gene encoding DNA repair protein RAD51 homolog 3 gives MQRAVSSLSLCPSVKVKLVSAGFQFTADLLHLKPLQLCKEAGLSQQEALEVLQGVRSEGGEGGGGGGGGGGGGVSASLTALQLLQKEEETRSIVTFSSQLDAALGGGLPLGKTSEICGAPGVGKTQLCLQLAVDVQVPQCFGGVGGQVIYIDTEGSFLLQRVIDVATAAVRHCSLLVEDDEQRVAMTSFTVETILSNIFLVRCHDYVELLAELHLLPDFLSDHPRARLLVIDSIAFPFRRFDDLSQRTRLLQGLAQQLISMAARHHMAVVMTNQMTTRLRGSQSQLVPALGESWGHAPTIRLLLQWAGSQRLATIFKSPGHMDATVQYQITSDGFRDADRSEQPQSKRPRTHNNQSGFSQLDACC, from the exons aTGCAGAGGGCAGTCTccagtttgtctctgtgtcccAGTGTGAAGGTTAAACTAGTCAGCGCTGGTTTCCAGTTCACCGCGGACCTGCTGCACCTCAAACCGCTACAACTCTGCAAAG AGGCTGGTCTATCCCAGCAGGAGGCACTTGAGGTGCTGCAGGGTGTGAGgagtgagggaggagagggaggaggaggaggaggaggaggaggaggaggaggagtgtcaGCCTCTCTGACAGCTCTGCAACTCctgcagaaggaggaggagaccagGAGCATCGTGACATTCTCCTCTCAGCTGGACGCTGCTCTTGGAGGAGGACTTCCTCTAGGGAAAACTTCAGAAATTTGTGGAGCTCCAGGAGTAGGAAAAACACAACTGTG CTTGCAGCTGGCCGTGGACGTCCAGGTGCCTCAGTGTTTCGGGGGGGTCGGCGGTCAGGTGATCTATATCGACACTGAGGGCAGCTTCCTGCTGCAGAGAGTCATCGATGTGGCCACCGCTGCCGTCAGACACTGTTCCTTATTGGTCGAAGATGATGAGCAGCGTGTCGCCATGACATCCTTCACTGTGGAGACGATCCTGTCCAACATCTTCCTG GTGCGTTGCCATGACTATGTGGAGCTGCTGGCCGAGCTTCACCTGCTGCCTGATTTCCTGTCAGACCACCCCAGAGCCCGCCTCCTGGTGATTGACAGCATAGCGTTTCCATTCAGACGGTTTGATGACCTGTCGCAAAGGACACGCCTCCTCCAAGGCCTCGCCCAGCAACTAATTTCCATGGCAGCCAGACACCACATGGCCGTAGTGATGACCAACCAAATGACCACACGGCTGCGTGGCAGCCAATCGCAGCTGGTCCCCGCCCTCGGAGAGAGCTGGGGTCACGCCCCCACCATCAGGCTCCTCCTACAGTGGGCGGGGTCACAGCGACTGGCGACCATCTTTAAATCTCCAGGTCACATGGATGCCACTGTCCAATACCAGATTACTTCCGATGGGTTCAGAGACGCCGACCGATCAGAGCAGCCGCAGAGCAAACGACCCAGAACACACAACAACCAATCAGGTTTCAGCCAGCTAGACGCCTGCTGCTGA